ttcaaatgcatTTTTTTACATATGTGTTAAAATTGTATATCATACATCATTTgtgtttaaatatatgttgaattatgtgtttagGAATTTTACCTATTctttttaaatatgtattatgttttatgttatctcgtatgttatgttaatatggcgttttgttgttttcgagatagggatttccaaaatgcTAACTTAATGTCAATATTTTGATACAAATGAACCCcaactttcaaaataaaaatattttaaagaggattgtatcataaaattcttaaattttcgaccttaaagacatttgataattaattaggtactaattttttggcgttacgagggtgctaatccttcctcgtacgtaaccgactcccgaacccgttcttttatttcatagaccaaaactaatgattttaaaacaaaatgttttaaagatgatccaatcacacctaaaaagattggtggcgactcccgttttcgtttttttaagtcgattcccattttcccaaaactcgatttaaaaatggtttcgacagcttggcgactccactggggactaataagagagtcaagccgtataattgattaccttttgtcttaatgtcggaaatttgaaaaattttaaaattcaatcttctttgcattacatgtgtttgtattattgcatatgttatatattttgatacgcattgcatttgcatgaccgttgtggtcacactcttaagtgggagtgagaaactacgccttcatgaggttttcgtctccgtgcaggatagtggatcacttttgggatacatccgtacttatggtttcgtgagattttcatctccgtgtagccatagggaaatgtattcccctgaactaaactcgattcaaatgagcctataatgggtgagaatcgaggaatctactggttcgggtacctcaaactttagaaccaacctcatatagaaaaaccgtaagagcccaacttagttagagtaaaactttagatattaccgttataaattattgttgagatttattgatatcatgtgatactaactatttcttttcttttgttttgtacatgtcattttgcatttaaaaggtatcgattcatggtcagtttctaagttaggaagttttattatggagaacggacttcttgatagagtggagggcaacgccaacgtccatagatggtttgagcaaactcaactagaaaagggagatagtatAGCTGTGGGATACGTGTCGGAGCTATCAGATTACACTCGTATTAGTGTCacgcagaataatctccaagaaattaaggaaatttgggatcagtggggtaAAAAGACCAAGCAGTTATTCTACGATAATTACGGAGACTTACCTTTCTTGCTCGATGTTCAGGTAGACGAGCAATTATTCCAAGCCCTTGCTCAATTTTGGAACCCagcgtacagttgtttcacttttggggaagtagacttggtacctactgtggaggagtacacTGCCTTACTTCATTGTCCCAAGTTTCAGAATGATAGGATctattctcgagctgcttgtgtccctaccttttggaagaaattgatgactattacggggatgagcgagcagtggatcacgtccagaattaaagagaagggtgagtgcaagtgcatttcgTGGGACGTTTTGAAAGATCTGATTCTGACATACCCTAATGAGACGAAGAAGGTAGATGTTTTTGCTTTAAGTTTGTATGGACTAATGGTTTTtcctagggctttgggatatgtagacgaggcaaccacggatctttttcatcgactcaGTAAAAGGGTCACTTCCGTCCCTACGATTTTGGAGGAGACATTCAGGTCCTTAGGCACATGTAAGAGGGCTGGTGCAGGCAGGTTTGTTggttgtgctcagttacttttagcttggttctacagtcatttccgattgatagatagggtggtttgtcGGGTCTTCTTCGAGGAGTATTCACCATTGAAAGACATAGTAGCTTCAACTAGGAGAGTTGATGTTCcaaaagagaattggatagcgctacttcagaaccttcagtcgaaagatgttgagtggagggctccgtggatgattcctggtgagattctttaccgatgcggcagttttgattgggtccctctgTTGGGAATTTGaggtgccattggttatgcccctttactcgtgCTGAAGCagcatggattgagacagttcgTACCAGCGACTCAGGGGTTAGCTCAAAGTGAGTTTGTATATAAAGGAGCcgattacaagaagaaggttagCGAAGTTTCTAGTGCTTGGAAAAAGACTTGTCGGTTGAAAGGAGTAGCTATTAGCCTTGTTACGACAGTAGAATACGTCGAATGGAGAGACAGAAGGGttaatgataacatccctaagccaagcgtggaaggagctcgaccgataaaggaatatttgcaagtaattccctcagagttagaaattatgaagcaagagttcgagagaaagaactTGGAGTTCGAGAAGAGGGTAGCAAAGCTCGAAGAAGAAAAAATGTACTTGACCTTGGACGTCGACGTTCAAAAGATGGAGGTCGAGAAAGAGAGGAGAGAAaagaggaagatcgagatgatctaaAGGAGCATTACAAAAAGGAACAAATATCCTTAAGGAGAGTGAGAGTAGGAGGATCTTCAGATCAGTTGCAGAAAGAGGTCCAAGAGGAAAAGGCTAGAGCCGAGTATTGGCAGAGGAAGTTCCACGAA
The sequence above is drawn from the Gossypium hirsutum isolate 1008001.06 chromosome A05, Gossypium_hirsutum_v2.1, whole genome shotgun sequence genome and encodes:
- the LOC121228988 gene encoding TRAF3-interacting protein 1-like; this translates as MERQKARVREKELGVREEGSKARRRKNVLDLGRRRSKDGGREREERKEEDRDDLKEHYKKEQISLRRVRVGGSSDQLQKEVQEEKARAEYWQRKFHEMQSQNSGELHQSRGQVRERDHVIGEAVAQIRGVAEYVQDLAIRADVLSLMYSSSSDIGQELALLLDRVKTLGIKAKVYL